From a single Chitinophaga sp. Cy-1792 genomic region:
- a CDS encoding MFS transporter: MALSKWTITVMALCTGLIVANIYYCQPLLVLMSDEFGVSVENAGQVTFFTQLGYALGLLFCVPLGDMLEKKRQIILMTLAAATALALSALSLNITMLKVTGLMIGFTSVVPQLILPLAATLSSNENRGKVIGVVMSGLLIGILLSRTLSGIVGHHLGWRGMFWIAAGISLLLAVFMFFTFPKSAPAFKGTYGDLMKSLMTLTKEQPVLREASAINACVFAMFGLFWTTVVFLLSEAPFHYGSDKIGLMGLAAAAGAMGAPLVGRIADKKNPRIAIGYGIIFLFIGFFLFFFFKTEIIGIIIGIIAIDLGLQSIHVSNQTRVYALIPSARNRLNTVFMTTSFIGTALGSGIGLWVWKVGEWTGVCIAGTGFIMIALLIYLLTYKRPSA, from the coding sequence ATGGCGCTTAGTAAATGGACAATTACTGTAATGGCTCTCTGCACGGGGTTGATAGTTGCGAATATTTATTATTGCCAGCCATTGCTGGTACTGATGAGTGACGAATTTGGTGTATCCGTTGAAAATGCCGGACAGGTCACTTTTTTCACCCAGTTAGGTTATGCGCTGGGCTTACTTTTTTGCGTACCGCTGGGTGATATGCTGGAGAAAAAGCGGCAGATCATCCTGATGACGCTGGCAGCTGCAACAGCGCTGGCGCTGTCTGCACTTTCCCTGAATATTACCATGCTGAAGGTTACGGGTCTAATGATAGGCTTCACTTCTGTGGTGCCACAACTTATTCTCCCGCTGGCAGCTACGTTGAGCTCCAACGAAAACAGGGGAAAAGTGATTGGAGTGGTGATGAGCGGTCTCCTGATTGGTATTCTCCTGTCGCGCACCCTTAGCGGCATCGTAGGTCATCACCTGGGTTGGAGGGGCATGTTCTGGATCGCCGCCGGCATCAGCTTATTGCTGGCTGTTTTCATGTTCTTTACCTTCCCTAAAAGCGCGCCTGCTTTTAAAGGCACCTATGGCGATCTGATGAAATCGCTGATGACGCTTACAAAGGAACAGCCTGTACTCCGGGAAGCCTCCGCTATAAATGCATGTGTATTTGCTATGTTTGGACTGTTCTGGACAACAGTCGTTTTTTTGTTGTCTGAGGCTCCTTTCCATTACGGCAGTGATAAGATCGGCCTGATGGGCCTGGCAGCGGCCGCGGGCGCAATGGGTGCACCGCTGGTGGGTCGTATCGCCGACAAGAAAAATCCACGTATAGCCATTGGGTATGGTATCATATTCTTGTTTATCGGTTTTTTCCTGTTTTTCTTCTTCAAAACAGAAATTATTGGCATTATCATCGGTATCATCGCCATAGACCTGGGTCTGCAATCTATACATGTCTCTAACCAGACAAGAGTATACGCGCTGATCCCATCTGCCCGTAACAGACTAAATACTGTATTTATGACCACCAGTTTTATCGGTACCGCGCTTGGTTCCGGTATCGGGCTCTGGGTATGGAAAGTGGGCGAATGGACGGGCGTGTGTATCGCCGGTACCGGCTTTATCATGATCGCATTACTAATTTATCTGTTAACCTATAAACGTCCATCGGCATAA
- a CDS encoding GNAT family N-acetyltransferase — MREITAVYPSEYQVLIEVWERSVRATHDFLTEDDIQFFKPLILNEYFQAVNLSCMKDKNGAILGFAGVADNKLEMLFIDPAYRGEGVGKALLAFVISQQGVTLVDVNEQNEQAVGFYLHNGFKVLSRSEVDGMGKPFPLLMMGLV, encoded by the coding sequence ATGAGAGAAATTACCGCTGTTTATCCGTCAGAATACCAGGTTTTAATTGAAGTCTGGGAAAGATCGGTGCGTGCTACCCATGATTTTCTTACGGAAGATGATATTCAATTTTTTAAACCCCTGATCCTGAACGAATATTTTCAGGCGGTGAATTTGTCCTGTATGAAAGACAAAAACGGCGCTATACTTGGTTTTGCTGGTGTGGCAGACAATAAGCTGGAGATGTTGTTTATTGATCCTGCCTATCGGGGAGAAGGTGTAGGAAAGGCTTTGCTGGCTTTTGTGATAAGCCAGCAGGGCGTGACGCTGGTAGATGTAAATGAGCAGAATGAGCAGGCGGTGGGCTTCTACCTGCACAATGGTTTTAAAGTATTATCACGATCTGAGGTAGATGGAATGGGAAAACCATTTCCGTTGCTGATGATGGGACTGGTTTAA
- the pyk gene encoding pyruvate kinase: MSTKDLSKYYHKQMDNAAGREHSSHKTKIVATVGPASDTYDKLLELVRAGVNVFRLNFSHGSHEDKLRIIEYIRQINKTEPYNVAILADLQGPKLRVGEIENNALPLKAGDILTFVNEKVVGNMEKIYVSYPDLYKDLRVGQKILLDDGKIETVVKELTPAGEIKAEVSLPGVLSSKKGFNLPDTKVSLPALTEKDIIDLEFIIDQECDWVALSFVRSVKDLMDLRKRLEARNSKMKVISKIEKPEAIQNLKEIIWESDGVMIARGDLGVELPVEQIPMIQKDIIRKCIHRAKPVIVATQMMESMMDRTRPNRSEITDVANAVLEGADAVMLSGETATGQFPVLVIQTMNKIIQEVEKEAIIYNRNLIPHRHSPTFLSDALCYNACKIAEDLDADALIGMTQSGYTGFMLSSYRPRSPLYVFTKERTLVNQLSLSWGVRAFFYEEEESLDDIVFDQINILKERGFIKAGDVVVNTGSTPVKQHLPTNMLKITRVED, from the coding sequence ATGAGTACAAAGGATCTTTCCAAATACTATCACAAGCAGATGGATAACGCTGCTGGTAGAGAGCATTCCTCCCACAAGACTAAAATTGTAGCAACAGTTGGTCCGGCTAGTGATACCTATGACAAATTACTGGAGTTAGTTAGAGCAGGCGTGAACGTTTTCCGTCTCAACTTCTCCCATGGCTCGCATGAGGATAAATTGCGGATCATTGAATACATCCGTCAGATCAACAAAACTGAACCTTACAACGTAGCCATCCTCGCCGACCTCCAGGGTCCTAAGCTGCGTGTTGGTGAAATCGAGAACAACGCATTACCGCTCAAAGCCGGTGATATCCTGACCTTCGTAAATGAGAAAGTAGTAGGTAACATGGAAAAAATCTATGTTTCTTACCCGGATCTTTATAAAGACCTCAGAGTTGGACAAAAAATCCTCCTCGACGATGGTAAAATCGAAACCGTAGTTAAAGAACTGACTCCTGCAGGTGAAATCAAAGCTGAAGTATCCCTGCCAGGCGTTCTCTCTTCTAAAAAAGGTTTCAACCTGCCAGATACCAAAGTATCCCTGCCAGCACTGACAGAGAAAGATATTATTGACCTGGAATTCATCATCGACCAGGAATGTGACTGGGTAGCCCTGTCTTTCGTAAGAAGCGTTAAAGACCTGATGGACCTGCGCAAACGCCTGGAAGCACGCAATTCAAAAATGAAGGTTATCTCTAAAATTGAGAAACCTGAAGCTATTCAGAACCTGAAAGAGATCATCTGGGAATCCGACGGCGTAATGATCGCCCGTGGTGACCTCGGCGTGGAACTGCCAGTAGAGCAGATCCCAATGATCCAGAAAGATATTATCCGCAAATGTATCCACCGTGCGAAACCTGTTATCGTGGCAACACAGATGATGGAATCCATGATGGACCGTACCCGTCCTAACCGTTCCGAAATCACGGACGTAGCAAACGCAGTACTCGAAGGCGCGGATGCAGTAATGCTCTCCGGCGAAACCGCTACCGGTCAGTTCCCGGTACTGGTAATCCAGACCATGAACAAAATTATCCAGGAAGTGGAAAAAGAAGCGATCATTTACAACCGTAACCTGATCCCTCACCGCCACTCTCCTACCTTCCTCAGCGATGCACTCTGCTACAACGCTTGTAAAATCGCGGAAGACCTCGATGCTGATGCCCTGATCGGTATGACCCAGAGCGGTTACACCGGCTTCATGCTCAGCTCTTACCGTCCACGCTCTCCACTCTATGTATTCACCAAAGAAAGAACACTGGTGAATCAGCTGAGCCTGAGCTGGGGCGTTCGCGCATTCTTCTACGAAGAAGAAGAAAGCCTCGATGATATCGTTTTTGATCAGATCAACATCCTGAAAGAAAGAGGTTTCATCAAAGCTGGTGACGTTGTTGTAAACACTGGTTCTACACCAGTTAAACAGCATCTGCCAACCAACATGCTGAAAATCACAAGAGTAGAAGACTAA
- the pfkA gene encoding 6-phosphofructokinase, whose translation MKKLNNIAVLTSGGDAPGMNAAVRAVVRTGIYHQLNVYGVMYGYRGMLTNDIFKMESKSVANIIQRGGTILKTARCKEFYEYEGRKKAYENLKKHGIDGIVVIGGDGSFNGAQKFSQEFDIPCIGLPGTIDKDIAGTDFTIGFDTAVNTAVDAIDKIRDTADAHDRLFVIEVMGRDAGYIALHSGISTGAEHVLMPERKTEVNEIIEELQANERRKKLVNLIVVAEGDETGGANEVARRIKEACPQLDTRVTILGHIQRGGSPTCQDRILASRLGYAAVDALREGIHNVMIGVVNDKIQYTPLDKAVKAKQEIDPEWFKIVKILAS comes from the coding sequence ATGAAAAAATTGAACAACATTGCAGTCCTTACCTCAGGAGGAGATGCTCCTGGCATGAACGCAGCAGTTCGTGCAGTAGTAAGAACGGGCATTTATCATCAGCTGAATGTGTATGGCGTAATGTACGGCTACAGGGGAATGTTGACAAATGACATTTTCAAGATGGAGTCCAAATCAGTGGCTAACATCATTCAACGCGGAGGCACCATATTGAAGACAGCCCGGTGCAAAGAGTTCTATGAATATGAAGGGCGAAAAAAGGCTTACGAGAATCTGAAGAAGCACGGCATTGATGGTATCGTTGTCATAGGTGGCGACGGTTCCTTTAATGGAGCGCAGAAATTCAGCCAGGAATTTGACATTCCGTGTATAGGCTTGCCTGGTACTATTGACAAGGACATTGCTGGCACTGATTTCACCATTGGATTTGACACAGCAGTCAATACAGCGGTGGATGCTATCGACAAGATCAGGGATACCGCAGATGCGCATGATCGCCTGTTCGTAATTGAAGTAATGGGCCGGGATGCCGGTTACATTGCCTTACACAGTGGCATTTCCACTGGCGCGGAGCACGTATTGATGCCGGAGCGCAAAACAGAAGTGAATGAAATCATTGAAGAACTGCAGGCCAACGAACGTCGTAAAAAACTCGTTAACCTGATTGTGGTAGCAGAAGGAGATGAAACCGGAGGCGCCAACGAAGTAGCCCGCAGAATTAAAGAAGCCTGTCCTCAACTGGATACCAGAGTGACCATCCTCGGTCATATCCAACGCGGTGGCTCCCCTACCTGCCAGGACAGAATCCTTGCCAGCAGGCTTGGATATGCGGCAGTAGACGCCCTCCGTGAAGGAATTCACAACGTAATGATCGGAGTTGTTAATGATAAGATCCAGTATACACCGCTCGACAAAGCGGTTAAAGCTAAACAGGAGATCGACCCCGAATGGTTTAAGATTGTAAAAATTCTTGCGAGTTAA
- a CDS encoding prolyl oligopeptidase family protein — protein MSILTGQAMAQHHSDIKYPDTKKVEQTDDYHGNKISDPYRWLEDDNSPETKAWVHEQNAITQDYLSKIPFRKDVKKRLEELWNYPKTSAPSKKGGFYYFSKNDGLQNQAVVMRSASPDGPAEVFLDPNKLSADGTTALGTMQFSKDGKYAAYLISKAGSDWQEAYVMDVATKQVLSDKLEWVKFSGIAWRGNGFYYSRYAKPDESSKLSRKNEFQKVYYHIVGQPQEKDELIYEDKAHPLRNAGASLTEDERFLILQTSEGTSGGEVWVKDLKNPSQKDFSLLIPGFDYEPNVIDNMGDKILVSINRDAPNYKVVAIDPKHPEPANWKTIVAERPEALQGVGTAGGKLFLSYLKDASSYVYQCDYDGKNGHQVALPGIGTAGGFNAEKQNKVFYYTYSSFVSPATIYKYDIATGKSTLFNKAEVKFNPDEYETKQVFFTSKDGTKVPVFLSGKKGMKLDGNNPVLLYGYGGFNIPITPAFSVANLYFMEQGGIYAVVSLRGGSEYGEAWHKAGMMEHKQNVFDDMIGAAEFLVKEKYTNPAKLAIRGGSNGGLLVGACMTQRPDLFKVAIPQVGVMDMLRFQKFTIGWAWATEYGSSDNAEQYKYIIKYSPLHNLKPGVSYPATLITTADHDDRVVPAHSFKFAATLQADNAGPNPALIRIETNAGHGAGKSVTKTIEEATDIWSFVMFNLGMK, from the coding sequence ATGAGTATTTTGACGGGACAGGCCATGGCACAACATCACAGCGATATTAAATATCCAGACACCAAAAAAGTCGAACAAACGGACGATTATCACGGAAACAAAATTTCTGATCCGTATCGCTGGCTGGAAGATGATAATTCTCCAGAAACCAAGGCCTGGGTCCATGAACAAAATGCCATAACCCAGGATTATTTGTCAAAAATCCCTTTCCGGAAAGATGTTAAAAAAAGATTAGAAGAGCTCTGGAATTATCCCAAGACTTCTGCTCCTTCCAAAAAAGGCGGTTTTTACTACTTTTCCAAAAATGATGGCCTCCAGAACCAGGCCGTAGTAATGCGGTCTGCCTCCCCGGATGGCCCCGCAGAAGTATTTCTTGACCCAAACAAGCTCTCCGCAGACGGCACCACCGCCCTCGGTACCATGCAATTCTCCAAAGACGGGAAATATGCAGCATACCTGATCTCTAAAGCGGGCTCCGACTGGCAGGAAGCTTATGTTATGGACGTTGCCACCAAACAGGTACTCTCCGACAAACTGGAATGGGTGAAGTTTTCCGGTATCGCCTGGAGAGGTAACGGCTTCTACTACAGCCGCTACGCCAAACCAGACGAATCAAGTAAGCTCTCCCGTAAAAACGAATTCCAGAAAGTGTACTACCACATCGTAGGACAACCACAGGAGAAAGATGAGCTGATCTATGAAGACAAGGCACATCCGCTGCGCAATGCCGGAGCAAGTCTCACTGAAGATGAAAGATTCCTCATTCTGCAAACTTCTGAAGGTACTTCTGGCGGTGAAGTATGGGTGAAAGACCTGAAAAACCCTTCCCAGAAAGATTTTTCCCTGCTGATCCCGGGATTCGACTACGAGCCTAATGTAATTGATAATATGGGAGATAAAATCCTCGTATCCATCAACCGCGACGCTCCCAACTATAAAGTGGTTGCAATCGATCCTAAGCATCCGGAGCCTGCCAACTGGAAAACAATCGTTGCAGAAAGGCCGGAAGCCCTCCAGGGTGTTGGTACCGCTGGCGGTAAATTATTCCTCAGCTACCTGAAAGACGCTTCTTCCTATGTCTATCAATGCGATTACGACGGTAAAAACGGTCATCAGGTTGCTTTGCCTGGCATCGGAACTGCCGGCGGCTTTAATGCTGAAAAGCAGAATAAGGTGTTTTATTATACCTATTCCTCTTTCGTTAGCCCTGCGACTATATATAAATATGATATAGCTACGGGTAAGTCTACACTCTTCAATAAGGCGGAAGTAAAATTCAATCCTGATGAGTATGAAACCAAACAGGTTTTCTTTACCAGCAAGGATGGTACTAAAGTACCTGTTTTCCTGTCAGGTAAAAAAGGCATGAAGCTGGATGGCAACAATCCGGTGCTGTTGTATGGCTATGGTGGCTTCAATATTCCTATCACACCTGCTTTCAGTGTGGCTAACCTGTACTTTATGGAGCAGGGTGGGATATACGCTGTTGTATCGCTTCGTGGTGGAAGTGAATATGGTGAGGCATGGCATAAAGCCGGTATGATGGAACATAAACAGAATGTTTTCGATGATATGATCGGTGCGGCTGAGTTCCTGGTAAAAGAAAAATATACCAACCCGGCGAAACTGGCTATACGCGGCGGTTCCAACGGAGGATTGCTGGTAGGCGCCTGCATGACCCAGCGTCCTGACCTGTTTAAGGTGGCGATTCCGCAGGTGGGTGTAATGGATATGTTGCGTTTCCAGAAATTTACCATCGGCTGGGCATGGGCTACAGAGTATGGTAGCAGTGATAATGCAGAACAGTATAAATATATCATTAAATATTCTCCGCTGCATAACCTGAAGCCTGGCGTTTCTTATCCTGCAACACTGATCACTACTGCCGATCATGACGACCGCGTAGTGCCGGCACATTCTTTCAAATTCGCTGCTACTTTGCAGGCAGACAATGCAGGACCTAATCCTGCGCTGATCCGTATTGAAACCAATGCGGGACATGGTGCAGGTAAATCTGTTACAAAAACAATTGAAGAAGCAACAGATATCTGGTCTTTTGTAATGTTTAACCTGGGGATGAAATAA
- a CDS encoding SDR family oxidoreductase — MNVLITGSNGLLGQHLLPIFLQDKNYSVVATGRGPNRSPLHDNYIYEPANLRAPGTAQQLLDKYKPDIIIHAAAMTQVDECEKNKDACWDMNVGATRNLVQAAEKINAYLLFLSTDFIFDGLNGPYTEEDPANPINYYGTSKVAAERIVQNSKLAWAIVRTVLVYGVVADPQRSNMITWVKNNLQQNKKIKVVDDQWRTPTLCLDLAKGCKMIADKKATGIFNISGKETLTPYDMAIKTADFFNLDINMIEKISSKSLAQPAARPAKTGLIIEKAEKEFNYAPHTFAEGLEIVAAAIPASR; from the coding sequence ATGAATGTACTTATAACTGGAAGTAACGGACTATTGGGGCAGCATTTGCTCCCGATTTTTTTGCAGGATAAGAACTATAGCGTAGTAGCCACCGGAAGGGGCCCCAACAGATCTCCCCTGCACGATAACTACATATACGAACCCGCGAACCTTCGCGCGCCCGGCACTGCACAGCAGCTGCTGGACAAATACAAACCAGACATCATCATTCATGCCGCTGCCATGACGCAAGTGGATGAATGTGAAAAAAATAAAGACGCCTGCTGGGATATGAACGTAGGCGCTACCCGCAACCTAGTGCAGGCAGCAGAAAAAATCAATGCATATTTATTATTTCTGTCTACCGACTTCATCTTCGATGGCCTTAACGGCCCTTATACAGAAGAAGACCCTGCAAATCCCATCAACTATTACGGTACCAGCAAAGTGGCTGCAGAAAGAATTGTTCAGAACAGTAAACTGGCCTGGGCAATTGTAAGAACAGTACTGGTATATGGTGTGGTGGCTGATCCGCAACGCAGTAACATGATTACCTGGGTGAAAAATAATCTGCAGCAGAACAAAAAGATCAAAGTGGTAGATGACCAGTGGCGTACGCCTACGCTCTGCCTCGATCTGGCAAAAGGCTGTAAGATGATTGCCGATAAAAAGGCCACCGGTATCTTTAATATCTCCGGCAAAGAAACGCTGACACCATACGATATGGCCATCAAAACAGCAGATTTCTTTAACCTGGATATTAATATGATCGAAAAGATCAGTTCAAAAAGTTTGGCCCAGCCTGCTGCAAGACCTGCAAAAACAGGACTTATCATTGAAAAGGCAGAAAAAGAATTTAATTATGCCCCGCATACCTTTGCGGAAGGCCTTGAAATAGTTGCGGCAGCAATACCTGCTTCCCGCTAA
- a CDS encoding tetratricopeptide repeat protein codes for MQVIRKIIVPGHLYLSLVAFAGAGLAGMPSAQAQQTRIYTDPEKAFKDAQQYFQHGKYAVSMQLFKQTIDNIDYWHETNRDLVKSDAYYYYTICALKLQQANAEYLAQQYLKLFNNNAREQMVSYQLAKYYFHENKLKDAIPYYEHANIDNLSNEEIADAKFELAYCYFNVKDFKKAQPLFASIKEIQGKYYIPANYYYGYIAYNNRQYNEALKSFQKVADDPKYSNVVPYYVAEIYYFQGKPDQLIAYGEPLVQKGGQYYEAELKQLLGKAYFEKKDYKKALPYLQEFQDNSDDVRNEDIYQLSYSYYSTGNLQKAISGFKQLSGSKDSLGQNSMYLLGDCYLRTGQKTNARNAFAYCANNSSNPQQQEISRFNYGKLSYELGYADVALSELSSFVKKYPNSEYNKEAREIMVNLFMNSNNYKEGLATIEMIPDKNQTVLKAYQKVAFGRATQLINDGQLAEADRLLDIAIKNPFDAQIKQLAYFWKGEIALRQNKTEAAIANLNTYMGSTAIVSGEANAQTASYNLGYSLLKQDRFSEALPWFETAQKASGPNAQRISNDAVLRTADCYYMLRQFPKALSLYDRVISNNDPGADYATYQKAIILGLQGKQSDKLALLKQLGNKFPTSNFSNETDIEIANTYLASEKFNEAIPYLENVLNKQPNGPNAPRALLKLGLCYYNKNNESKALGYYRQVVEKFPGSPESNEALQSIKSIYVGQGKTDDYLAFLKANGKSVSASAEDSLAYSAAEARFTSNDCAGAIIAFNNYIRKYPDGQFILPANFYKAECSYNNKDYTTALPAYEFVLSRNNSLYAERSALQAANINYYQIKNYDKARGYYLQLQDLATSKENSLSATRGLLRSTYMLKRWDEVTNYSEMLLAGSNNSTDDQILGHFYHAKALKQNGQYPAAITEFKTVCNLTKSEIGAEARYDIADSYLQQNDLDAAEKAGFDVIKNTASYEYWVAKAYILLGDVYSKQQDYFNAKATYQSIVSNSSIPELKQEAKDKLAKAEADEKAAGKKKK; via the coding sequence ATGCAGGTCATAAGAAAAATTATTGTTCCCGGACATCTGTACTTATCCCTAGTCGCTTTTGCCGGTGCAGGATTAGCAGGAATGCCTTCCGCCCAGGCTCAGCAAACCCGTATTTACACTGACCCGGAGAAAGCATTCAAAGACGCACAGCAATATTTCCAACACGGGAAATATGCAGTGTCCATGCAACTCTTCAAGCAAACTATCGACAATATCGATTACTGGCACGAAACCAATCGTGACCTGGTAAAATCGGATGCCTACTATTATTACACCATCTGCGCCCTGAAATTACAACAGGCAAACGCAGAATATCTTGCCCAGCAATATCTCAAACTCTTTAATAATAATGCCCGCGAACAAATGGTAAGCTACCAGCTGGCAAAATATTATTTCCATGAGAATAAGCTGAAAGATGCCATTCCTTACTACGAACACGCCAATATCGACAACCTCTCCAACGAAGAAATTGCTGATGCCAAATTCGAACTGGCCTACTGCTATTTCAACGTGAAAGATTTTAAGAAAGCACAGCCACTGTTCGCTTCCATCAAGGAAATTCAAGGCAAATATTATATACCGGCAAACTACTACTACGGCTATATCGCCTATAACAACAGGCAATATAACGAAGCCCTGAAAAGCTTCCAGAAAGTAGCTGACGATCCTAAATACAGCAACGTCGTACCTTACTACGTCGCAGAAATTTATTATTTCCAGGGAAAACCTGATCAGCTGATCGCTTACGGCGAACCACTGGTACAGAAAGGCGGCCAGTACTACGAAGCAGAACTCAAACAACTCCTCGGTAAAGCCTATTTCGAGAAAAAAGACTATAAAAAAGCACTGCCCTACCTCCAGGAATTCCAGGATAATTCAGATGATGTAAGAAATGAAGATATCTACCAGCTGTCTTATTCCTACTACTCTACCGGCAACCTGCAAAAAGCAATCAGCGGCTTTAAACAACTGAGCGGCTCCAAAGATTCACTGGGACAAAACTCCATGTACCTCCTTGGCGACTGCTACCTGCGTACCGGCCAGAAAACGAATGCACGCAACGCCTTCGCCTATTGCGCCAACAACAGCTCCAACCCACAGCAACAGGAAATTTCCCGTTTCAACTACGGCAAACTTTCCTATGAACTGGGTTATGCCGACGTAGCCCTCTCTGAGCTGAGCAGCTTCGTAAAAAAATATCCGAATTCAGAATACAATAAAGAGGCACGCGAAATTATGGTGAACCTCTTCATGAATTCCAACAACTATAAAGAAGGACTGGCCACCATCGAAATGATCCCCGATAAAAACCAGACCGTACTGAAAGCCTATCAGAAAGTAGCCTTCGGCCGTGCCACTCAGCTCATCAATGATGGACAACTGGCAGAAGCAGATCGCCTCCTGGATATCGCTATCAAAAATCCATTCGATGCGCAAATCAAACAACTGGCCTACTTCTGGAAAGGTGAAATCGCCCTGCGCCAGAACAAAACAGAAGCTGCCATCGCTAACCTGAACACCTATATGGGCAGCACCGCCATCGTTTCCGGCGAAGCAAACGCCCAGACAGCCAGCTACAACCTGGGTTACAGCCTGCTCAAACAGGACCGCTTCAGCGAAGCATTGCCATGGTTCGAAACCGCACAGAAAGCCAGCGGCCCTAACGCCCAGCGTATCAGCAACGACGCCGTATTACGTACTGCCGACTGCTACTACATGCTGCGCCAGTTCCCTAAAGCATTATCGCTGTACGACAGGGTAATCAGCAATAACGATCCAGGCGCCGACTACGCTACTTATCAGAAAGCCATCATCCTGGGTTTACAGGGTAAACAAAGCGATAAACTCGCCCTGCTGAAACAGTTAGGTAATAAATTCCCGACCAGCAACTTCAGCAACGAAACAGATATCGAAATTGCCAATACCTACCTGGCATCTGAGAAATTCAACGAAGCCATTCCTTACCTGGAAAACGTGCTGAACAAACAACCTAATGGCCCTAATGCACCACGTGCATTACTCAAATTAGGCCTGTGCTACTATAACAAAAACAATGAATCCAAAGCCCTTGGCTATTACCGCCAGGTAGTGGAGAAATTCCCGGGATCTCCTGAAAGCAACGAAGCACTGCAAAGCATCAAATCCATTTATGTAGGTCAGGGCAAAACTGATGATTACCTCGCCTTCCTGAAAGCAAATGGTAAATCTGTCAGCGCTTCCGCAGAAGATTCACTCGCCTACTCCGCAGCTGAAGCACGCTTCACCAGCAACGACTGCGCAGGCGCCATCATTGCCTTCAATAACTACATCCGCAAATATCCTGACGGTCAGTTTATCCTGCCTGCCAACTTCTATAAAGCAGAATGTAGCTATAACAATAAAGACTATACAACCGCTTTACCGGCGTACGAATTCGTATTGTCGCGCAACAACAGCCTCTATGCAGAACGCTCTGCGCTTCAGGCTGCCAATATCAACTACTACCAGATTAAAAACTATGATAAGGCTCGTGGCTACTACCTGCAGTTACAGGACCTTGCTACCAGCAAGGAAAACAGCCTGAGTGCCACCCGTGGCTTATTACGCAGTACGTATATGCTGAAACGTTGGGACGAAGTAACCAACTATTCTGAAATGCTGCTGGCAGGAAGCAACAATAGTACCGATGATCAGATCCTCGGGCACTTCTACCACGCAAAAGCATTAAAACAAAACGGACAATATCCTGCTGCCATCACCGAATTCAAAACCGTCTGCAACCTGACGAAATCAGAAATCGGCGCAGAAGCACGTTATGATATTGCTGACAGCTACCTGCAACAAAACGACCTCGACGCCGCTGAGAAAGCAGGTTTTGATGTGATCAAAAATACCGCCTCCTACGAATACTGGGTAGCGAAAGCCTATATCCTGCTGGGTGATGTTTATTCCAAACAACAGGATTATTTCAATGCCAAAGCCACTTACCAGAGTATCGTCTCCAATTCTTCCATTCCGGAGCTGAAACAGGAAGCAAAAGATAAACTGGCAAAAGCCGAAGCTGATGAAAAAGCAGCAGGCAAAAAGAAGAAATAA
- a CDS encoding DoxX family protein has translation MRKLFSASFTNGAVDFSMLILRVVFGGLILLHGWPLLINFAAKKNSFPDPLHIGHTTWLSLTIFAEVACAAFVIIGLLTRLAAVPLIICMAVTIFVVHAHEPLLRNEQSVMFLAAFTVTLFTGPGRVSLDNLIA, from the coding sequence ATGAGAAAACTGTTCTCAGCCAGCTTTACAAATGGTGCTGTTGACTTTTCCATGCTTATTTTGAGGGTAGTTTTCGGGGGATTGATTTTATTGCATGGGTGGCCATTACTGATCAATTTTGCGGCTAAAAAGAATTCATTTCCAGACCCCTTACACATTGGGCATACTACCTGGCTGTCGCTGACAATTTTTGCAGAAGTAGCCTGTGCTGCCTTCGTTATCATAGGATTACTGACACGTTTGGCAGCTGTTCCGCTGATTATTTGCATGGCAGTTACTATTTTTGTAGTACATGCACATGAGCCCTTGCTGAGGAATGAGCAGTCCGTTATGTTTCTGGCGGCCTTCACTGTAACCCTCTTCACCGGCCCTGGCAGGGTATCTCTGGATAACCTGATTGCATAA
- a CDS encoding thioesterase family protein, translating to MFISTTTIRVRYGETDQMGYLYYGNYALYFEVGRAEAIRELGFTYAELEEQGVMMPVAELNVKYFRPAYYDNLITVKTILKELPKSSKIQFHSELYNEKGELLNVGVTTLVFVDAVTKQKSGLPEVLKERLEPFFH from the coding sequence ATGTTTATCAGTACAACGACGATCAGGGTAAGATATGGAGAAACAGACCAGATGGGCTACCTCTATTATGGAAATTATGCTTTGTATTTTGAAGTAGGAAGGGCAGAAGCCATCAGGGAACTGGGCTTTACCTATGCCGAACTGGAAGAGCAAGGTGTAATGATGCCCGTAGCTGAATTGAATGTTAAATATTTCAGACCCGCCTATTATGATAACCTCATAACTGTGAAGACTATATTAAAAGAACTCCCTAAAAGCTCAAAGATCCAGTTCCATAGCGAATTGTATAATGAAAAAGGGGAATTACTCAATGTGGGTGTTACAACGTTGGTATTTGTAGATGCAGTTACCAAACAGAAATCCGGACTGCCGGAGGTACTTAAAGAAAGACTGGAACCATTTTTTCATTAA